One genomic region from Streptomyces sp. NBC_00457 encodes:
- a CDS encoding RBBP9/YdeN family alpha/beta hydrolase, with amino-acid sequence MRETEGPVQRNVIIFHGTGANPEVCWYPWLGRRLAERGYAVEIPHYPDLNQEPIATFLPKVLANHVFDERTVLVGHSGGAALLLAVLEHIDVTVSQGVLVAGYSTQPNARDEPVLQTSYDWAAIKAHVRDLYFINSRHDPYGCDDRQGRALFERLGGTQIVRDDGHFGDYDQPYETFELLDRLIG; translated from the coding sequence ATGAGGGAGACCGAGGGTCCTGTGCAGCGAAACGTCATCATCTTCCATGGAACGGGCGCGAACCCGGAGGTCTGCTGGTATCCGTGGCTGGGCCGACGACTGGCCGAGCGCGGGTACGCCGTCGAGATACCGCATTACCCCGACCTGAACCAAGAGCCCATTGCCACGTTCCTGCCAAAGGTGCTGGCCAACCATGTCTTCGACGAGCGCACGGTGTTGGTCGGTCACTCGGGAGGCGCCGCGCTGCTGCTCGCGGTCCTTGAGCACATCGACGTGACGGTGTCCCAGGGCGTCCTCGTAGCCGGGTATTCCACACAGCCCAACGCCCGAGACGAACCCGTCCTGCAGACCAGCTATGACTGGGCGGCGATCAAGGCCCATGTTCGCGACCTGTACTTCATCAATTCCCGCCACGACCCGTACGGCTGCGACGACAGGCAGGGGCGCGCATTGTTCGAGCGGCTGGGAGGCACGCAGATCGTCCGCGATGACGGGCACTTCGGCGACTACGACCAGCCGTATGAGACCTTCGAGTTGCTCGACAGACTCATCGGCTGA
- a CDS encoding MFS transporter — protein sequence MRVFMNEPVERMNGPYARRWWALLVLCLSLLMIVMANTALTVAAPSMTQDLGLSSTDLQWVIDGYTVPYAALMLLFAAVGDKYSRRGALVLGLVLFGGGAIGGSLVDSAAGVIAARAVMGVGAALIMPATLSLVAATFPRAERTKAITLWAGTAGIAIAAGPLFAGMLLERFSWQSTFLINVPVIALAIVGAFVLVPPSKATQAPRIDYVGGLLSVVWIAALVFTLIEAPHGWGAKAVTGTVVAVVGLVAFVLWELHHPHPLLNLRHFANRAFTGANIAVVLFLLVVFGAFYFVTQHLQFVLAYDALETGMRMLPLAAAVFAGSVLTGYLTPRFGRRAVIVAGMVGGTAALALLTQIDKSSSYGDFVAPLITLGLAMGLALAPCTDAIMGTFPEEELGVGSAVNDTSQELGGAIGIAILGSLLSTSYSSGLSDATAGSKLPADALSQAQDSVAAGYGVAQGIGDQARQLAEQAARATDPQQAAQLQEQADQLANGAHQMADAVGSSFADAVAHTSLVGAAILGVGAVTVALLLPGKGRTAGAAAESGSEPGEGGMPSAPVEKEPELTRTNP from the coding sequence ATGCGTGTGTTCATGAACGAACCGGTCGAGAGAATGAACGGGCCCTACGCCCGGCGCTGGTGGGCGCTGCTCGTGCTCTGTCTGAGCCTGCTGATGATCGTGATGGCCAACACCGCCCTCACGGTCGCGGCTCCCTCGATGACTCAGGACCTCGGCTTGTCCAGCACGGACCTGCAGTGGGTCATCGACGGCTACACCGTCCCGTACGCCGCCCTGATGCTGCTGTTCGCCGCGGTGGGCGACAAGTACAGCCGACGCGGCGCGCTCGTTCTGGGGCTCGTCCTGTTCGGCGGCGGAGCCATAGGGGGTTCACTCGTCGACAGCGCGGCGGGGGTCATCGCGGCCCGTGCCGTGATGGGTGTCGGCGCGGCGCTCATCATGCCCGCCACGCTCTCCCTCGTCGCCGCGACCTTTCCGCGCGCCGAGCGGACCAAGGCGATCACCTTGTGGGCGGGCACCGCCGGGATCGCCATCGCCGCCGGACCGCTGTTCGCGGGCATGCTGCTGGAGAGGTTCAGCTGGCAGTCCACCTTCCTGATCAACGTTCCCGTGATCGCCCTCGCCATCGTCGGCGCCTTCGTCCTCGTACCGCCGTCCAAGGCCACGCAGGCGCCACGGATCGACTACGTCGGCGGACTGCTGTCGGTGGTGTGGATCGCCGCGCTGGTCTTCACGCTCATCGAAGCCCCGCACGGCTGGGGCGCCAAGGCGGTCACGGGCACGGTCGTCGCGGTCGTGGGGCTCGTGGCGTTCGTCCTCTGGGAGCTGCACCACCCGCACCCCCTCCTCAACCTGCGTCATTTCGCGAACCGCGCGTTCACGGGTGCCAACATCGCCGTCGTGCTGTTCCTCCTCGTGGTCTTCGGCGCTTTCTACTTCGTGACCCAGCACCTCCAGTTCGTCCTGGCCTACGACGCGTTGGAGACCGGCATGCGCATGCTGCCGCTCGCCGCCGCGGTCTTCGCAGGCTCCGTACTGACCGGCTACCTCACCCCGCGCTTCGGCAGGAGGGCGGTGATCGTCGCAGGCATGGTCGGCGGCACCGCGGCACTCGCGCTGCTCACCCAGATCGACAAGTCGTCGTCGTACGGCGATTTCGTGGCGCCCCTCATCACGCTCGGGCTCGCGATGGGCCTGGCGCTCGCCCCCTGCACGGACGCGATCATGGGCACGTTCCCGGAGGAGGAGCTGGGGGTGGGCAGCGCGGTCAACGACACCTCGCAGGAACTGGGCGGGGCGATCGGCATCGCCATCCTCGGTTCGCTGCTGTCGACCTCGTACTCGTCGGGCCTGTCGGACGCGACCGCGGGCAGCAAGCTCCCGGCCGACGCGCTGAGCCAGGCACAGGACTCGGTCGCCGCCGGGTACGGGGTCGCCCAGGGAATCGGCGACCAGGCACGACAGCTCGCCGAGCAGGCCGCGCGGGCGACCGACCCGCAGCAGGCAGCACAACTCCAGGAGCAGGCCGACCAACTCGCCAACGGCGCCCACCAGATGGCAGACGCGGTCGGCTCGTCCTTCGCGGACGCGGTAGCTCACACCAGCCTGGTAGGCGCGGCGATCCTGGGCGTGGGCGCCGTGACCGTGGCCCTCCTGCTTCCGGGCAAGGGCCGAACTGCGGGCGCAGCGGCGGAGAGTGGTTCCGAGCCCGGGGAAGGGGGCATGCCGTCGGCCCCCGTGGAGAAGGAGCCCGAGCTCACGCGTACGAATCCGTAG
- a CDS encoding IS256 family transposase, whose protein sequence is MTAPDSLPLHALAEDNLAAASPDLLRAMVKTFADALMSAEADALCNAEYGQVSDERVNHRNGYRPREWDTRAGTVELAIPKLRQGSYFPHWLLERRRRAEQALISVVATAYLLGVSTRRVEKLAESLGVTQLSKSQVSAMAKHLDDQVAAFRNRPLDQGPYAFVWVDALTQKVREGGRIINVHALIAVGVNSDGHREILGIDVASSEDGAGWLAFLRSLVARGLSGVQLVVSDAHAGLVNAIGATLPGASWQRCRTHYARALLSQVPKSAQPWVATLLRTVFEQPDSDAVQAQMRHVLDALEAKFPKAAAHLDTAQHELLAFTAFPREIWRQIWSNNPQERLNKEIRRRTDVVGIFPDRTALIRLVGAVLAEQNDEWTEARRYMGRELLAKARLHPIESQTDDTVVPTELTA, encoded by the coding sequence ATGACCGCACCAGACAGTCTGCCCCTGCACGCCCTCGCCGAAGACAACCTCGCCGCGGCGAGTCCCGATCTGCTGCGCGCGATGGTCAAGACATTCGCCGACGCACTCATGTCCGCCGAAGCCGATGCCCTCTGCAACGCCGAATACGGGCAGGTCAGCGACGAACGCGTCAACCACCGCAACGGCTACCGCCCGCGCGAGTGGGACACCAGGGCCGGGACCGTCGAACTCGCCATTCCCAAACTGCGTCAGGGCAGTTACTTCCCGCACTGGCTCCTCGAACGCCGCCGACGGGCCGAGCAGGCTCTGATCAGCGTGGTCGCCACCGCCTACCTGCTCGGCGTCTCCACGCGCCGGGTCGAGAAGCTCGCCGAGTCCCTCGGCGTCACTCAACTGTCGAAGTCCCAGGTCAGCGCGATGGCCAAGCACCTGGACGACCAGGTTGCCGCGTTCCGCAACCGGCCCCTGGACCAAGGGCCTTACGCGTTCGTCTGGGTCGACGCGCTGACCCAGAAGGTCCGCGAGGGCGGCCGGATCATCAACGTCCACGCGCTGATCGCGGTCGGCGTCAACTCCGACGGCCACCGCGAGATCCTCGGCATCGACGTCGCCTCCAGCGAGGACGGTGCCGGCTGGCTGGCCTTCCTGCGATCCCTGGTCGCGCGCGGTCTGTCCGGCGTCCAACTGGTCGTCTCCGACGCCCATGCCGGCCTGGTCAACGCGATCGGCGCCACCCTGCCCGGCGCGAGCTGGCAGCGATGTCGTACGCACTACGCCCGCGCGCTGCTGAGCCAGGTCCCTAAGTCGGCCCAGCCGTGGGTGGCCACGCTGCTGCGGACCGTCTTCGAACAGCCCGACAGCGACGCAGTCCAGGCCCAGATGCGGCACGTCCTGGACGCTCTGGAGGCCAAGTTCCCCAAGGCCGCAGCCCACTTGGACACCGCCCAGCACGAACTCCTGGCGTTCACCGCGTTCCCGCGCGAGATCTGGCGGCAGATCTGGTCGAACAACCCGCAAGAACGCCTGAACAAGGAAATCCGGCGTCGCACCGACGTGGTCGGCATCTTCCCCGACCGCACTGCGCTGATCCGCCTGGTCGGCGCGGTCCTGGCCGAGCAGAACGACGAATGGACCGAAGCCCGCCGCTACATGGGGCGCGAACTCCTCGCCAAGGCCCGCCTCCACCCGATCGAGTCACAAACCGACGACACCGTCGTCCCGACCGAACTCACCGCCTAG
- a CDS encoding RNA polymerase subunit sigma-70 — translation MSADTRLEGWDVSGLGEVDEPAFSELAERHRRELHVHCYRMLGSFDDAEDTVQETFLRAWRRRETFEGRSTFRAWLYRIATNACLDLLAKSRPKPATGGEVLWLQPYPDRLLDELPAGDADEPEAVAVARETIELAYLVAVQHLAPRPRAVLILRDVLGWPAKDVAEALGDSVNSVNSALQRARAGMREHLPADRQDWTGGEQDAGTRELVRRFTDASVATDIPALAAMLRDDVRCSMPPTPGLYVGRDTVVNNWVEDGFEGMKGLRAILTSVNRQPAAAFYLWQKQEGAYLPLTIDVLRVTGGSISEIVTFHDDQFPRLGLPERLPADGTE, via the coding sequence ATGAGTGCGGACACGCGGCTGGAGGGGTGGGACGTGAGCGGGTTGGGCGAGGTCGATGAGCCGGCGTTCTCGGAGCTGGCGGAGCGGCACCGGCGGGAGCTGCATGTGCACTGCTACCGGATGCTCGGGTCGTTCGATGACGCCGAGGACACCGTGCAGGAGACGTTCCTGCGTGCCTGGCGGCGGCGGGAGACCTTCGAGGGGCGGTCGACGTTCCGGGCCTGGCTGTACCGGATCGCCACCAACGCCTGCCTGGACCTGCTCGCCAAGTCCCGCCCGAAGCCTGCGACCGGCGGCGAGGTGCTGTGGCTGCAGCCCTACCCGGACCGGCTGCTCGACGAGCTGCCCGCGGGCGACGCGGACGAGCCGGAGGCCGTCGCCGTCGCGCGGGAGACGATCGAGCTGGCGTACCTGGTCGCGGTCCAGCACCTCGCGCCACGCCCGAGGGCCGTGCTGATCCTGCGGGACGTGCTCGGCTGGCCGGCGAAGGACGTCGCGGAAGCCCTCGGGGACTCCGTCAACTCCGTGAACAGCGCGCTGCAGCGGGCCCGCGCCGGCATGCGGGAGCACCTGCCCGCCGACCGGCAGGACTGGACCGGCGGTGAACAGGACGCCGGGACGCGCGAGCTGGTTCGCCGCTTCACCGACGCCAGCGTGGCCACGGACATCCCGGCACTCGCCGCGATGCTCCGGGACGACGTCCGCTGCTCGATGCCGCCCACGCCGGGCCTGTACGTCGGCCGCGACACGGTCGTGAACAACTGGGTCGAGGACGGCTTCGAGGGCATGAAGGGCCTGCGCGCCATCCTGACCTCCGTGAACCGGCAGCCCGCCGCCGCCTTCTACCTCTGGCAGAAGCAGGAGGGCGCCTACCTGCCGCTGACGATCGACGTCCTGCGCGTCACCGGCGGTTCGATCAGCGAGATCGTCACGTTCCACGACGACCAGTTCCCGCGGCTCGGGCTGCCCGAGCGCCTGCCGGCGGACGGCACTGAGTAG
- a CDS encoding phosphotransferase family protein, translated as MDEVEVVVAHSERATLRVGDVFLKVDADQARIDVEVEAMSLAPVPTPKVLWRKPPVLAIAALPGTTLGRLGGPSTGSSAAWAAAGAAIRRLHEAPLPPRPGRAGRSIVALAAELDDECEWLVTNGVLPADLVTRNRQVAEAALRPWTPAFTHGDLQIAHVFVDGDEVTGIIDWSEAGQGDALYDLATFTLGHEEHLGDVIAGYGTDIDLEVIHAWWSLRSLLGVRWLIEHGFDPFAPGCEVDVLRSRM; from the coding sequence ATGGATGAGGTCGAAGTCGTCGTCGCCCATTCCGAGCGCGCGACTCTGCGCGTCGGTGACGTGTTCCTGAAGGTGGACGCCGATCAGGCGCGCATCGACGTCGAGGTCGAGGCGATGTCCCTCGCGCCGGTCCCGACCCCGAAGGTCCTGTGGCGCAAGCCGCCCGTGCTCGCGATCGCCGCACTCCCGGGGACGACGCTTGGGCGCCTCGGCGGGCCGTCGACCGGGTCGTCGGCGGCGTGGGCCGCGGCGGGCGCCGCCATCCGGAGGCTGCACGAAGCGCCCCTGCCGCCCCGGCCCGGCCGGGCAGGGCGGAGCATCGTCGCGCTGGCGGCCGAACTCGACGACGAGTGCGAGTGGCTCGTGACGAACGGCGTCCTGCCCGCCGACCTGGTCACCCGCAACCGCCAGGTCGCCGAGGCCGCGCTCCGGCCGTGGACACCGGCGTTCACGCACGGCGACCTGCAGATCGCGCACGTCTTCGTGGACGGCGACGAGGTCACCGGCATCATCGACTGGTCCGAGGCGGGTCAGGGTGATGCCCTGTACGACCTCGCCACCTTCACGCTCGGACATGAGGAGCACCTCGGCGACGTCATCGCCGGCTATGGCACCGACATCGACCTCGAGGTGATCCACGCGTGGTGGTCGTTGCGCAGCCTGCTGGGGGTTCGCTGGCTGATCGAGCACGGCTTCGACCCCTTCGCGCCGGGCTGTGAGGTCGACGTGCTGAGATCCCGGATGTGA
- a CDS encoding GDSL-type esterase/lipase family protein — translation MSHTLQEPAPAKFTGASARDTASGFVNGGSVHYAMWGRQLGQNVRTVTSVMNDLKSKNQLPDTLLVEFGFNDIGWLFVGVELVDTMEDFIANARAANPNVRIVLANVPHRTTDYNAALAKAIPEWDTDASPVALADVDGAYGCDPNATTYDGLHPNALGEYRIARALGTTLHDEFGIGSAAPSVPDTLPTRQIATPTSLQFDGTQQGVTVTWPKVFGAPSYADPVA, via the coding sequence GTGAGCCACACCCTGCAGGAGCCGGCACCGGCAAAGTTCACGGGAGCCTCCGCCCGCGACACCGCATCGGGCTTCGTCAACGGCGGGTCGGTGCACTACGCGATGTGGGGCCGGCAGCTGGGCCAGAACGTCCGCACCGTCACGTCGGTGATGAACGACCTCAAGTCCAAGAACCAACTGCCCGACACGCTGCTGGTCGAGTTTGGCTTCAACGACATCGGATGGCTCTTCGTCGGTGTCGAACTGGTCGACACCATGGAGGACTTCATCGCCAACGCCCGCGCGGCCAACCCCAACGTGCGGATCGTGCTGGCCAACGTCCCCCACCGCACCACGGACTACAACGCGGCCCTGGCCAAGGCGATCCCCGAGTGGGACACCGACGCCTCACCGGTCGCGCTCGCCGACGTCGACGGCGCCTACGGCTGCGACCCGAACGCGACCACGTACGACGGGCTGCACCCCAACGCGCTGGGCGAGTACCGCATCGCCCGAGCCTTGGGCACCACACTGCACGACGAGTTCGGGATCGGGTCCGCGGCGCCCTCGGTGCCGGACACCCTGCCCACCCGGCAGATCGCCACCCCCACCTCGCTGCAGTTCGACGGGACCCAGCAGGGTGTGACCGTGACCTGGCCCAAGGTCTTCGGCGCGCCCAGCTACGCCGATCCAGTGGCGTGA
- a CDS encoding fibronectin type III domain-containing protein, with product MIDVRWTPPPGPYADSITRYALWIYDLDTPSVWSRVLGYPPTASSAHATGLTPGHRYLVFMETWNAADEGKPRIAGTVIP from the coding sequence GTGATCGACGTGAGATGGACCCCGCCTCCGGGGCCGTACGCGGATTCCATCACCCGCTACGCGCTCTGGATCTACGACCTGGACACCCCGTCGGTCTGGTCGAGAGTCCTCGGCTACCCGCCCACGGCATCGTCGGCCCATGCCACCGGGCTGACTCCGGGCCACCGCTATCTCGTGTTCATGGAAACCTGGAACGCGGCCGACGAAGGCAAACCACGTATCGCCGGCACGGTGATTCCTTAG
- a CDS encoding DUF1963 domain-containing protein — protein sequence MDLYGAFRMAAIEQGVSSADVDAYLADGRPCLRLGPGPGPVAGWVGGLPVLPDGVAWPRADGNDHDVEAEPFPLAVTIDLAALPWEGLREALPFTLPATGLLQLFYLYSQDPRSKHCTGEEEALGFVRVVHVPDLGLAEQRAVPEYAHAEKRPVPVHERVELRAALRIDIPGFDPDYGIEKPGLPADHPHAAVLMDLTLRFLPVGPYWEGVQVGGHAWGEQWDCEDEIAEELAPPGEDSSSKAREERKQQVYREWLPLAQFSVQDEKYTNARLMIRREDLAAARFDRVRSYQEFTE from the coding sequence ATGGATCTCTACGGAGCCTTCCGGATGGCGGCGATCGAGCAGGGCGTCTCGTCTGCGGATGTCGACGCGTACCTGGCGGATGGACGCCCTTGCCTACGTCTGGGGCCCGGACCCGGACCGGTCGCCGGATGGGTGGGTGGACTGCCGGTGCTTCCCGACGGTGTGGCGTGGCCGCGCGCCGACGGCAACGACCACGACGTCGAGGCCGAGCCCTTCCCGTTGGCTGTCACCATCGACTTGGCGGCCTTGCCCTGGGAGGGGTTACGGGAGGCACTGCCGTTCACGCTGCCGGCCACCGGTCTCCTGCAACTGTTCTACCTGTATTCCCAGGATCCGCGCAGTAAGCACTGCACCGGGGAGGAGGAAGCTCTCGGATTCGTTCGAGTGGTTCACGTTCCCGACCTGGGCCTGGCCGAGCAGCGTGCCGTTCCCGAATACGCTCATGCGGAGAAAAGGCCGGTCCCGGTGCACGAGCGTGTCGAACTGCGGGCAGCACTGCGGATCGACATTCCGGGGTTCGACCCCGATTACGGCATAGAGAAGCCGGGACTGCCGGCGGACCACCCGCATGCCGCTGTCCTGATGGACCTGACGCTGCGTTTTCTGCCGGTTGGTCCGTACTGGGAAGGCGTCCAGGTCGGCGGCCACGCGTGGGGGGAGCAATGGGACTGCGAAGACGAGATCGCCGAGGAGTTGGCACCACCCGGGGAGGACAGTTCCAGCAAGGCCAGGGAGGAGCGTAAGCAGCAGGTGTATCGCGAGTGGCTGCCTCTGGCTCAGTTCAGCGTGCAGGACGAGAAATACACCAATGCCCGGCTGATGATCCGCCGGGAGGACCTGGCGGCGGCCCGCTTCGACCGGGTGCGTTCTTATCAGGAGTTCACCGAATGA
- a CDS encoding winged helix-turn-helix transcriptional regulator has product MRKQSYTCGLDAAIDVMGGKWKGLILFWLGEGPLRFGELRRTVVGISERMLILQLRELEASGLVHREVHHQVPPKVEYSLTEFGHSLLTALTPLGQWGEDHIERLEALR; this is encoded by the coding sequence GTGCGGAAGCAGAGTTACACCTGCGGCCTGGACGCGGCCATCGACGTCATGGGAGGGAAATGGAAGGGACTGATCCTGTTCTGGCTCGGCGAGGGGCCGCTGCGCTTCGGCGAGTTGCGCCGAACGGTGGTCGGCATCAGTGAGCGGATGCTGATCCTGCAACTGCGGGAGCTGGAGGCCAGTGGCCTGGTGCACCGCGAGGTCCATCACCAGGTGCCACCGAAGGTGGAGTACTCACTGACCGAGTTCGGTCACTCGCTCCTTACCGCTCTCACCCCACTCGGCCAGTGGGGCGAGGACCACATAGAGCGTCTCGAAGCCCTCCGGTGA
- a CDS encoding NAD(P)-dependent oxidoreductase, protein MTGHHRTPVTVVGLGSMGSALAEAFIDAGHRTTVWNRTASKAVPLVSKGAVHAHTMDEAVAASPLIIACLTTYESTIEALEPATATLKRRALVSLNSGSPAGARQMAEWALGHGARYLGGAIKNVPSAVGAKDTLLYYGGDNTVFDEFASTLRVLGGDTVYLGTDADLAALYEMAVGGTLLPALVGFFQGAAAVQARGLEVASMVRFSTKWFEMINSVLPVFAEEIDRGDYSKPASSVSLFLSGAAHDEELGKEANLDMEWHKPFHDLLKRAVEAGYGDHSISALTEILKNPARTA, encoded by the coding sequence ATGACCGGGCACCATCGCACTCCCGTGACCGTCGTCGGGCTGGGCTCGATGGGCAGCGCATTGGCTGAGGCATTCATTGACGCCGGACACCGGACCACCGTCTGGAACAGGACAGCGTCGAAGGCCGTGCCGCTCGTGTCCAAGGGCGCTGTTCACGCGCACACGATGGATGAGGCAGTCGCGGCGAGTCCGCTGATCATCGCCTGCCTGACCACATACGAGAGCACCATCGAGGCCCTGGAACCGGCCACTGCCACGCTCAAGAGGCGGGCCCTTGTGAGCCTGAACAGCGGTTCGCCAGCCGGTGCCCGTCAGATGGCCGAATGGGCGCTCGGGCACGGCGCGCGTTACCTCGGCGGGGCGATCAAGAACGTGCCGTCCGCCGTCGGAGCTAAGGACACCCTCCTGTATTACGGCGGCGACAACACCGTCTTCGACGAGTTCGCGTCGACGCTGCGGGTGTTGGGCGGTGACACCGTCTACCTCGGTACCGACGCCGATCTCGCTGCCCTGTACGAGATGGCGGTGGGTGGCACCCTGCTGCCTGCGCTCGTCGGCTTCTTCCAGGGCGCGGCAGCGGTGCAGGCGCGTGGCCTTGAGGTGGCCTCCATGGTGCGGTTCAGCACCAAGTGGTTCGAGATGATCAACTCGGTACTGCCGGTCTTCGCAGAGGAGATTGACCGCGGCGACTACAGCAAGCCCGCGTCCTCGGTAAGTCTGTTCCTGTCTGGAGCCGCGCATGACGAGGAACTCGGCAAGGAAGCGAACCTCGACATGGAGTGGCACAAGCCCTTCCATGACTTGCTGAAGCGAGCCGTCGAGGCCGGCTACGGCGACCACAGCATCTCCGCCCTGACAGAGATACTCAAGAACCCGGCGCGGACCGCATAA
- a CDS encoding SDR family oxidoreductase: MSSSDRDRLDGRRALVTGGSKGSGKAVAERLREMGADVYVTARTMPDGYEHPDRFIEADLLTIEGTNAVAARIAEAGGTLDILVHVVGGASTPSGGFAVITDDQWLTELNLNLLGAVRLDRALLPAMIASGSGVVLHFTSIQRELPQYDASLAYAAAKAALRTYSKGLANELAPRGVRVNAVSPGGIETEAYERFVDRIAEGNGLTREAAKQTIYDSLGGVPLGRFANTEEIADLVGFLVSDRASAIVGAEYVIDGGTVPTV, encoded by the coding sequence ATGTCTAGTTCAGATCGCGATCGTCTCGACGGCCGCCGGGCGCTGGTCACGGGCGGTTCGAAGGGCTCGGGCAAGGCCGTTGCAGAGAGACTGCGAGAGATGGGTGCCGACGTGTACGTGACGGCGCGAACGATGCCCGACGGGTACGAGCACCCTGACCGATTCATCGAAGCGGACCTGTTGACAATAGAAGGCACCAACGCCGTGGCCGCTCGAATCGCAGAGGCAGGCGGCACACTCGACATCCTGGTGCACGTCGTCGGAGGAGCGTCGACGCCGTCTGGTGGATTCGCGGTCATCACCGATGACCAGTGGCTCACCGAGCTGAACCTCAACCTCCTGGGAGCGGTACGGCTGGATCGAGCTCTTCTCCCGGCAATGATCGCGTCCGGGTCGGGCGTGGTACTGCACTTCACCTCGATCCAGCGCGAACTGCCCCAATACGACGCGTCCTTGGCCTACGCAGCAGCGAAGGCCGCGCTGCGCACATACAGCAAGGGACTTGCCAATGAGCTCGCGCCGCGCGGCGTACGGGTCAACGCAGTCAGTCCCGGCGGAATCGAGACCGAAGCCTACGAAAGATTCGTGGACCGGATCGCCGAGGGCAACGGACTCACACGTGAAGCAGCCAAGCAGACCATCTACGACTCCCTCGGAGGAGTACCCCTGGGACGATTCGCGAACACCGAGGAAATCGCGGACCTGGTCGGGTTCCTGGTCTCGGACCGCGCATCGGCAATCGTAGGCGCCGAGTACGTGATCGACGGCGGCACCGTCCCGACCGTCTGA
- a CDS encoding nuclear transport factor 2 family protein, giving the protein MTQHTDLPSDLLPTTVREFFAAHVDRDADTATSFLAEDAVVVDQGETFRGREEAHAFLRDAGSEFEYTTEQIGARRVDDTHWVVTVRLEGTFPGGVAELDYRFALRDDLVAELVIANHPA; this is encoded by the coding sequence ATGACACAGCACACCGATCTCCCGTCCGATCTGCTCCCGACCACCGTGCGCGAGTTCTTCGCCGCCCACGTCGACCGCGACGCCGACACCGCCACGTCGTTCCTCGCCGAGGATGCGGTGGTCGTCGACCAGGGCGAGACCTTCCGCGGCCGAGAGGAGGCCCACGCGTTCCTGCGGGACGCCGGGTCCGAGTTCGAGTACACGACCGAGCAGATCGGCGCTCGCCGCGTCGATGACACCCACTGGGTGGTAACCGTGCGGCTCGAAGGCACCTTCCCGGGTGGCGTCGCCGAGCTCGACTACCGGTTCGCGCTGCGCGATGACCTCGTCGCCGAACTCGTCATCGCCAACCACCCAGCCTGA
- a CDS encoding MerR family transcriptional regulator: MLTIGEFSRLTHLSVRTLRRYHEAALLEPAVVDETTGYRYYGVDQIPTAQVIHRLRELDVPLSDVQRILRTPDPGVRAALVADHLQRLEDALDRTRAAVVSLRRLLRPDPAPIDVELRAEPARTVAAVEAVVGHRDVATWYAGAMAELEAAVGAAVTGPPGGSYDNALFEQERGHAVVYLPTAAPPRTGRVHPKILPAAELAVTTHIGEHDGIEVTYGELGTWVVENAMSVAGPVREVYVVGLRDTSDPAAWRTEIGWPVFRVT, encoded by the coding sequence ATGTTGACCATCGGGGAGTTCTCGCGGCTGACCCACTTGAGCGTGCGGACACTGCGTCGGTATCACGAGGCGGCGTTGCTGGAACCCGCCGTGGTGGACGAGACCACCGGTTACCGCTACTACGGCGTCGACCAAATCCCGACCGCGCAGGTCATCCACCGGCTCCGCGAGCTCGACGTCCCCCTGAGCGATGTGCAGCGGATCCTGCGGACCCCCGACCCCGGTGTCCGGGCGGCCCTGGTCGCGGACCACCTGCAACGCCTCGAGGACGCGCTCGACCGCACCCGGGCCGCGGTCGTGTCGCTGCGCCGCCTGCTCCGGCCTGACCCCGCGCCGATCGACGTCGAGCTGCGTGCGGAGCCCGCCCGGACGGTCGCGGCGGTGGAGGCCGTAGTCGGGCATCGCGACGTCGCGACCTGGTACGCAGGCGCGATGGCCGAATTGGAGGCGGCCGTCGGCGCCGCCGTGACCGGACCGCCGGGCGGCAGCTACGACAACGCCCTTTTCGAGCAGGAGCGCGGTCACGCGGTCGTCTACCTGCCGACCGCTGCGCCACCTCGCACCGGACGCGTGCACCCCAAGATTCTGCCGGCCGCGGAACTGGCCGTCACCACCCACATCGGCGAGCACGACGGCATCGAGGTCACGTACGGCGAACTCGGGACCTGGGTGGTGGAGAACGCGATGTCGGTGGCCGGGCCGGTGCGGGAGGTCTACGTTGTCGGCCTCCGTGACACAAGCGATCCCGCTGCGTGGCGCACCGAGATCGGCTGGCCGGTCTTTCGTGTCACCTGA
- a CDS encoding transposase, translated as MIWRFKTGGQWREILQQEFGAWSTVHNRFRQWRDTGVFEALRRNGRSGAPRLRDRDPLEPNHSCQTCRSVL; from the coding sequence GTGATCTGGCGGTTCAAGACCGGCGGGCAGTGGCGGGAGATCCTGCAGCAGGAGTTCGGCGCCTGGTCGACCGTCCACAACCGCTTCCGGCAGTGGCGTGACACGGGCGTCTTCGAGGCCCTTCGCCGGAATGGCAGATCAGGCGCGCCCAGATTGCGGGACCGTGACCCGCTGGAGCCGAACCACTCGTGCCAGACCTGCCGCAGCGTGTTGTAG